The Dreissena polymorpha isolate Duluth1 chromosome 10, UMN_Dpol_1.0, whole genome shotgun sequence genome includes a region encoding these proteins:
- the LOC127847234 gene encoding BTB/POZ domain-containing protein 6-like isoform X3, with protein sequence MATDGSDWQSKHSKVTESNRYMLEHELDCDINFIVGLERKSMKAHKFMLVSRSCVFYAMLAGPLAEQQREVELPDVEPEAFERLLQYAQLKCQRLGLEETPENMRKEAGNALLHVRFPIMSSEYFSERVEPTGLLSEDQTMQLYRFFARKKTGDAGGFETKERMPMFVARRFKHVTSGWSYSGQREKVDAITFMCSRDIILKGVQLYGTDQGQGQLSVNIRLVQEPYRANMLNLHKVLETDGKEQVYSVLFEHPKTIKKDKQYSFEITIEGQNTFYGVEGQPVVESETVQFTFSDSAKSTNTTNTYRGQIPGIIFDMNKDQS encoded by the exons ATGGCAACGGATGGTTCAGATTGGCAGTCGAAGCATAGCAAGGTGACGGAGAGTAACAGATACATGCTGGAGCATGAATTAGACTGTGACATTAACTTTATTGTAGGACTGGAACGGAAGAGTATGAAG GCCCACAAGTTTATGCTGGTCTCTCGAAGCTGTGTGTTCTACGCCATGTTGGCCGGACCCTTGGCCGAACAACAGAGGGAGGTGGAGCTGCCTGACGTTGAGCCTGAAGCATTCGAACGCCTTTTGCA ATATGCCCAGTTGAAATGCCAAAGGCTTGGGTTGGAAGAGACACCAGAAAATATGCGCAAAGAAGCTGGCAATGCTTTGCTTCACGTACGTTTTCCGATAATGTCTTCTGAGTATTTTAGTGAAAGAGTTGAACCAACGGGTCTTCTTTCAGAAGATCAAACTATGCAACTTTACAGATTCTTTGCACGCAAAAAGACTGGTGATGCTGGTGGTTTCGAGACAAAGGAACGGATGCCTATGTTTGTAGCGAGAAGGTTCAAACATGTTACATCGGGTTGGTCATATAGCGGTCAACGGGAAAAAGTGGATGCTATTACTTTCATGTGTTCCAGAGACATAATTCTGAAAGGCGTGCAGTTGTACGGGACAGACCAGGGCCAAGGTCAGCTGTCAGTTAATATCCGGCTGGTACAGGAGCCGTACAGGGCAAATATGCTCAATTTGCACAAGGTATTGGAAACGGACGGAAAAGAACAGGTTTATAGCGTTCTGTTTGAACATCCGAAAACAATCAAGAAAGATAAACAGTACAGTTTTGAAATAACCATCGAAGGTCAAAATACTTTCTACGGTGTTGAAGGACAGCCTGTTGTAGAGAGTGAAACCGTACAATTTACGTTCTCAGATAGCGCCAAGAGTACCAACACAACCAATACATATAGAGGGCAGATTCCAGGCATAATTTTCGACATGAACAAAGATCAGTCATGA
- the LOC127847234 gene encoding BTB/POZ domain-containing protein 6-like isoform X1, with protein sequence MATDGSDWQSKHSKVTESNRYMLEHELDCDINFIVGLERKSMKAHKFMLVSRSCVFYAMLAGPLAEQQREVELPDVEPEAFERLLQFVYCEQTSVDGDNVLSVLYCAKKYLIRGLIEKCLAFLKGAMSTTNMCIIMENAHVFADQELRTQCLTKIVLEPLPVLNDESVTELCSDCYSDIIKSNSLPLKENIVFDCLFRYAQLKCQRLGLEETPENMRKEAGNALLHVRFPIMSSEYFSERVEPTGLLSEDQTMQLYRFFARKKTGDAGGFETKERMPMFVARRFKHVTSGWSYSGQREKVDAITFMCSRDIILKGVQLYGTDQGQGQLSVNIRLVQEPYRANMLNLHKVLETDGKEQVYSVLFEHPKTIKKDKQYSFEITIEGQNTFYGVEGQPVVESETVQFTFSDSAKSTNTTNTYRGQIPGIIFDMNKDQS encoded by the exons ATGGCAACGGATGGTTCAGATTGGCAGTCGAAGCATAGCAAGGTGACGGAGAGTAACAGATACATGCTGGAGCATGAATTAGACTGTGACATTAACTTTATTGTAGGACTGGAACGGAAGAGTATGAAG GCCCACAAGTTTATGCTGGTCTCTCGAAGCTGTGTGTTCTACGCCATGTTGGCCGGACCCTTGGCCGAACAACAGAGGGAGGTGGAGCTGCCTGACGTTGAGCCTGAAGCATTCGAACGCCTTTTGCA ATTCGTATATTGCGAGCAGACATCCGTAGACGGGGACAACGTTCTCAGTGTTCTATACTGCGCAAAGAAGTACCTGATACGAGGCCTGATTGAGAAATGTCTGGCGTTCCTAAAAGGAGCAATGTCAACAACAAATATGTGCATTATTATGGAAAATGCTCATGTATTCGCAGATCAAGAGTTGCGCACACAGTGTCTGACGAAAATTGTGTTGGAACCACTTCCGGTTCTGAACGACGAATCAGTTACGGAACTCTGCTCAGATTGCTATAGTGATATTATCAAATCCAATTCACTTCCGTTGAAAGAAAATATTGTATTCGATTGCCTTTTCAGATATGCCCAGTTGAAATGCCAAAGGCTTGGGTTGGAAGAGACACCAGAAAATATGCGCAAAGAAGCTGGCAATGCTTTGCTTCACGTACGTTTTCCGATAATGTCTTCTGAGTATTTTAGTGAAAGAGTTGAACCAACGGGTCTTCTTTCAGAAGATCAAACTATGCAACTTTACAGATTCTTTGCACGCAAAAAGACTGGTGATGCTGGTGGTTTCGAGACAAAGGAACGGATGCCTATGTTTGTAGCGAGAAGGTTCAAACATGTTACATCGGGTTGGTCATATAGCGGTCAACGGGAAAAAGTGGATGCTATTACTTTCATGTGTTCCAGAGACATAATTCTGAAAGGCGTGCAGTTGTACGGGACAGACCAGGGCCAAGGTCAGCTGTCAGTTAATATCCGGCTGGTACAGGAGCCGTACAGGGCAAATATGCTCAATTTGCACAAGGTATTGGAAACGGACGGAAAAGAACAGGTTTATAGCGTTCTGTTTGAACATCCGAAAACAATCAAGAAAGATAAACAGTACAGTTTTGAAATAACCATCGAAGGTCAAAATACTTTCTACGGTGTTGAAGGACAGCCTGTTGTAGAGAGTGAAACCGTACAATTTACGTTCTCAGATAGCGCCAAGAGTACCAACACAACCAATACATATAGAGGGCAGATTCCAGGCATAATTTTCGACATGAACAAAGATCAGTCATGA
- the LOC127847234 gene encoding BTB/POZ domain-containing protein 6-like isoform X2 has translation MATDGSDWQSKHSKAHKFMLVSRSCVFYAMLAGPLAEQQREVELPDVEPEAFERLLQFVYCEQTSVDGDNVLSVLYCAKKYLIRGLIEKCLAFLKGAMSTTNMCIIMENAHVFADQELRTQCLTKIVLEPLPVLNDESVTELCSDCYSDIIKSNSLPLKENIVFDCLFRYAQLKCQRLGLEETPENMRKEAGNALLHVRFPIMSSEYFSERVEPTGLLSEDQTMQLYRFFARKKTGDAGGFETKERMPMFVARRFKHVTSGWSYSGQREKVDAITFMCSRDIILKGVQLYGTDQGQGQLSVNIRLVQEPYRANMLNLHKVLETDGKEQVYSVLFEHPKTIKKDKQYSFEITIEGQNTFYGVEGQPVVESETVQFTFSDSAKSTNTTNTYRGQIPGIIFDMNKDQS, from the exons ATGGCAACGGATGGTTCAGATTGGCAGTCGAAGCATAGCAAG GCCCACAAGTTTATGCTGGTCTCTCGAAGCTGTGTGTTCTACGCCATGTTGGCCGGACCCTTGGCCGAACAACAGAGGGAGGTGGAGCTGCCTGACGTTGAGCCTGAAGCATTCGAACGCCTTTTGCA ATTCGTATATTGCGAGCAGACATCCGTAGACGGGGACAACGTTCTCAGTGTTCTATACTGCGCAAAGAAGTACCTGATACGAGGCCTGATTGAGAAATGTCTGGCGTTCCTAAAAGGAGCAATGTCAACAACAAATATGTGCATTATTATGGAAAATGCTCATGTATTCGCAGATCAAGAGTTGCGCACACAGTGTCTGACGAAAATTGTGTTGGAACCACTTCCGGTTCTGAACGACGAATCAGTTACGGAACTCTGCTCAGATTGCTATAGTGATATTATCAAATCCAATTCACTTCCGTTGAAAGAAAATATTGTATTCGATTGCCTTTTCAGATATGCCCAGTTGAAATGCCAAAGGCTTGGGTTGGAAGAGACACCAGAAAATATGCGCAAAGAAGCTGGCAATGCTTTGCTTCACGTACGTTTTCCGATAATGTCTTCTGAGTATTTTAGTGAAAGAGTTGAACCAACGGGTCTTCTTTCAGAAGATCAAACTATGCAACTTTACAGATTCTTTGCACGCAAAAAGACTGGTGATGCTGGTGGTTTCGAGACAAAGGAACGGATGCCTATGTTTGTAGCGAGAAGGTTCAAACATGTTACATCGGGTTGGTCATATAGCGGTCAACGGGAAAAAGTGGATGCTATTACTTTCATGTGTTCCAGAGACATAATTCTGAAAGGCGTGCAGTTGTACGGGACAGACCAGGGCCAAGGTCAGCTGTCAGTTAATATCCGGCTGGTACAGGAGCCGTACAGGGCAAATATGCTCAATTTGCACAAGGTATTGGAAACGGACGGAAAAGAACAGGTTTATAGCGTTCTGTTTGAACATCCGAAAACAATCAAGAAAGATAAACAGTACAGTTTTGAAATAACCATCGAAGGTCAAAATACTTTCTACGGTGTTGAAGGACAGCCTGTTGTAGAGAGTGAAACCGTACAATTTACGTTCTCAGATAGCGCCAAGAGTACCAACACAACCAATACATATAGAGGGCAGATTCCAGGCATAATTTTCGACATGAACAAAGATCAGTCATGA
- the LOC127847235 gene encoding BTB/POZ domain-containing protein 2-like, which produces MAGVPPEDWQSARTTVVGCNKYMLDNQLHCDVTFRVGRDRTPIKAHSYVLMSRSCVFYDMLTMESADEHRDIEIPDVEPPVFTQLLEFLYCEKTSVDSTNVLSILHCAKKFSVVGLVQKCMECLKQSMKPDRLTVIMESAHSLADEDLRTKCLAKIVLDPLPVFNDDSVSKLCSECLSDIIKYDSLPLLENDVFECLLKYARHKCTVDNVENTPENLRLAVGNAINFIRFPIMSSEYFTETVEPTGLLTTKQSLTLYRYFARNRTGDTAGFETKERTPMLNVGRFKNIGSGWGYKRNKMDAIVFQCSRDILLKGIQVYGTDQGPGQLAINVRLIQESHRANLATKNVILETDGKRKVYNIFFDEARHITKEIKYSIELIVNGPTTFYGVDGKTRVECDAVQFTFSKSDKGTNPTDVERGQVPGMVFQVSSEIA; this is translated from the exons ATGGCCGGGGTTCCGCCCGAGGACTGGCAGTCCGCGCGTACCACGGTGGTGGGGTGTAACAAGTACATGCTCGACAATCAGCTGCACTGTGACGTCACATTCCGCGTGGGGCGGGACAGGACACCCATCAAG GCTCACAGCTACGTCTTGATGTCGCGGAGCTGCGTCTTCTACGACATGTTGACAATGGAGTCGGCTGACGAGCATAGAGATATAGAGATTCCCGATGTAGAGCCTCCAGTGTTCACTCAACTTCTAGA ATTTCTCTACTGCGAGAAAACATCGGTGGACTCGACAAATGTTCTAAGCATTCTGCACTGCGCGAAGAAATTCTCGGTTGTGGGTCTGGTTCAGAAATGTATGGAATGTCTAAAGCAGTCTATGAAACCCGACAGACTAACCGTCATAATGGAGAGCGCCCATTCACTTGCAGACGAGGATCTACGCACCAAATGTCTTGCGAAGATTGTACTTGACCCACTTCCGGTTTTCAATGACGATTCGGTCTCGAAGCTTTGCTCAGAATGCTTAAGTGATATAATCAAATATGATTCGCTTCCTTTACTGGAGAATGATGTTTTCGAATGTCTGCTCAAATATGCAAGACACAAGTGCACAGTCGACAATGTGGAAAACACGCCAGAAAATTTACGCCTTGCTGTCGGTAATGCAATAAACTTTATACGATTCCCAATAATGTCTTCCGAATATTTCACAGAAACAGTTGAACCAACTGGTCTTCTAACCACAAAGCAATCGCTAACACTGTATCGGTACTTCGCGCGAAATAGAACTGGTGATACAGCTGGTTTCGAAACGAAGGAGCGAACGCCGATGCTGAATGTTGGACGCTTTAAAAATATTGGGTCTGGCTGGGGTTACAAACGAAATAAAATGGACGCCATCGTTTTCCAATGTTCAAGAGACATATTGTTGAAAGGTATCCAGGTGTACGGTACGGATCAGGGTCCCGGTCAGCTAGCTATCAACGTCCGACTCATTCAGGAGTCGCACAGAGCAAATCTGGCCACCAAGAATGTCATCTTGGAAACGGATGGCAAACGAAAGGTTTACAATATTTTCTTCGATGAGGCGCGTCACATCACAAAGGAAATCAAGTACAGCATCGAACTCATCGTCAATGGGCCAACCACTTTCTATGGTGTGGATGGGAAAACCAGAGTGGAATGTGATGCAGTCCAGTTCACATTTTCCAAAAGTGATAAAGGTACCAACCCAACGGACGTAGAACGTGGTCAGGTTCCAGGCATGGTATTTCAAGTGTCATCGGAGATTGCCTAG